From the Cololabis saira isolate AMF1-May2022 unplaced genomic scaffold, fColSai1.1 scf179, whole genome shotgun sequence genome, one window contains:
- the LOC133439545 gene encoding uncharacterized protein LOC133439545: MQFVLLVGDSHLRPIADGLVGLPDRRLSCGVLSVPGASALELRTEVLNAVLPRSPAAVCILAPSNDLSASGTVNQAGVAFGKLLLTACSTWPNVCVLDFPRRLTVELDLQELLSQEYHRVAARMGVRYVSATHYFPLTQLDLWCSDGVHLSKEGGMERLAELLWWTLHHQLEPTVPRVQTPPRMSPPARRVVPRAQTSPRTSPPARRVVPRAQTSPRTSPPVRRVVPRTQTSPRTSPPAKRVSPKRVVKDVVTAPRPSSPLEQTRVLSSQVDVGVDSIPLNPVWFSPAILDVMENAVPAHLPSAVESAARPDGRKQKSTVERRDRGPSKRTREKQQVEAPAVEVSSKPAPCSPRRVVVEPGASDPAQPQESTFQERPSQDPAVGPSHRTQSVRASHSQKDGRYGTFSRNHQCTCMALTFLAYHQEGVDFDMVSLDRVLEQGNALYVGIKEQLKADKRFKSNHLTIEEMPKQVFTDSDTYNVQLDMSDLRVGFLKAVDGSPRSRRGLCLREQLKSLSEGVNLAFLIVMPECIAVFRDRSGRYGFFDSHSRFYVDWFQR; encoded by the exons ATGCAGTTCGTCTTGCTTGTTGGTGACTCCCACCTTCGGCCCATCGCGGACGGGTTGGTGGGACTGCCAGACCGACGTCTGTCCTGTGGCGTCCTGTCTGTCCCTGGGGCGTCGGCACTTGAGTTGCGTACTGAGGTGCTGAATGCTGTACTGCCTCGCTCACCCGCGGCAGTCTGCATATTGGCACCCAGTAACGACTTGAGCGCCAGCGGGACCGTCAATCAGGCAGGGGTCGCGTTTGGTAAGCTCCTGCTGACTGCCTGTTCTACCTGGCCCAAC GTGTGTGTTTTGGACTTCCCTCGCCGTCTCACCGTAGAGCTGGACCTCCAGGAGCTTCTGAGCCAGGAATACCACCGTGTGGCTGCACGTATGG GTGTCAGGTACGTCTCTGCCACCCACTACTTTCCGCTGACACAACTGGACCTGTGGTGTTCTGACGGT GTCCATCTCAGCAAGGAGGGCGGGATGGAGAGGCTTGCGGAGTTGCTGTGGTGGACCCTCCACCACCAGCTGGAGCCCACAGTCCCGAGGGTCCAGACGCCTCCGAGGATGTCGCCTCCTGCCAGACGTGTCGTCCCGAGGGCCCAGACTTCTCCCAGGACGTCGCCTCCTGCCAGACGTGTCGTCCCGAGGGCCCAGACTTCTCCCAGGACGTCGCCTCCTGTCAGACGTGTCGTCCCGAGGACCCAGACTTCTCCCAGGACGTCGCCTCCTGCCAAACGTGTCTCACCAAAACGGGTTGTGAAGGACGTGGTCACCGCGCCacgtccatccagccctttggaGCAGACACGTGTTCTGTCTTCACAGGTGGACGTGGGGGTGGATTCGATCCCGCTAAATCCTGTGTGGTTTAGTCCGGCGATCCTGGATGTGATGGAGAATGCCGTTCCGGCCCACCTTCCCAGCGCTGTGGAGAGCGCAGCTCGTCCGGACGGCAGGAAG CAGAAGTCGACCGTGGAGCGCCGAGACAGAGGACCCTCCAAGAGGACCCGGGAGAAGCAGCAG gtGGAGGCACCAGCCGTGGAGGTGTCCTCCAAGCCAGCGCCTTGCAGTCCTAGGAGAGTGGTGGTGGAGCCTGGTGCGTCTGACCCTGCCCAGCCCCAGGAGTCCACCTTCCAGGAACGTCCCAGCCAG GATCCTGCCGTTGGTCCGAGCCATCGCACTCAATCCGTGAGGGCGTCGCATTCTCAGAAGGACGGGAGGTATGGAACCTTTTCTCGCAATCACCAGTGTACCTGCATGGCTCTGACCTTTCTCGCCTACCACCAGGAGGGGGTGGATTTTGACATGGTCTCACTTGATAGAGTGCTTGAACAGGGGAATGCACTCTATGTAGGTATCAAAGAACAGTTGAAGGCGGACAAAAGGTTCAAAAGCAACCACTTGACCATAGAGGAGATGCCGAAACAGGTTTTCACCGATTCGGATACCTACAATGTTCAGTTGGACATGTCGGACTTGAGGGTTGGTTTCTTGAAGGCTGTAGACGGCAGCCCTCGAAGCAGGAGAGGACTGTGCCTTCGTGAACAGCTGAAGAGCCTCTCTGAAGGTGTCAACCTTGCTTTTCTCATTGTCATGCCTGAGTGCATTGCAGTGTTCCGTGACCGGTCCGGACGCTAcgggttttttgattcccactcaag GTTCTACGTGGACTGGTTTCAGAGGTAG